A portion of the Roseovarius sp. SCSIO 43702 genome contains these proteins:
- a CDS encoding dimethylsulfonioproprionate lyase family protein, whose protein sequence is MNTQEKAEKLLDAAQVAYARHVEDPRAERSLERIFAAIDRPPAMRERPGTRLPVCGQLSEVPQGERFEEESLRELVAAFLALEPALAWYKRTGDTTNANAAYHEGHANAMIVGPGGLVPNERVSLGVSLLAPGVRYPDHTHPPEETYLVLSEGEFSQDGVTWFTPGIGGTFYNPPGILHAMRSGDTPLFAMWALWADA, encoded by the coding sequence ATGAACACGCAGGAGAAGGCCGAAAAACTGCTCGATGCGGCACAGGTCGCTTATGCACGGCACGTGGAAGATCCGCGCGCGGAACGCTCGCTGGAGCGGATTTTCGCGGCCATCGACCGCCCCCCGGCGATGCGCGAGCGACCGGGCACGCGGCTTCCGGTGTGCGGACAGCTTTCCGAGGTGCCGCAAGGCGAACGATTCGAGGAGGAAAGCCTGCGAGAGCTCGTCGCCGCCTTTCTCGCCCTCGAGCCGGCGCTTGCGTGGTACAAGCGCACGGGGGACACCACGAATGCCAACGCGGCCTATCACGAGGGCCACGCGAACGCGATGATCGTGGGGCCCGGCGGGCTGGTTCCGAATGAGCGGGTTTCGCTTGGTGTATCGCTTCTCGCTCCGGGCGTGCGCTACCCGGATCACACCCATCCGCCGGAAGAGACCTACCTCGTGCTGAGCGAGGGAGAGTTCAGCCAGGACGGGGTGACGTGGTTCACGCCGGGCATCGGCGGAACCTTCTACAACCCGCCGGGTATCCTGCATGCGATGCGGTCGGGCGACACGCCGCTCTTCGCGATGTGGGCGCTCTGGGCCGACGCCTGA
- a CDS encoding outer membrane protein: MLRTLTALPALAAGLAFSAPALAGNLDEPVAEAPVIVAPAPVAPVSPNWTGFYGGAELGYGNIDTNAPGVSGNDGVVGGLIAGYDYDFNNGFVLGGGVDYDWTDMGLTAGGVTADVDSILRVKLRGGYKIGNGLLYATGGWAQVDTPGGDEDGYVVGAGYEHMITDNISLGGEVLYHEFENVTGTTNDVDATTVQMRAAFRF, from the coding sequence ATGTTGAGAACACTGACAGCACTTCCCGCCCTCGCCGCGGGTCTCGCTTTTTCCGCACCGGCTCTCGCCGGCAATCTCGACGAACCCGTTGCAGAGGCGCCCGTTATCGTCGCACCGGCACCCGTCGCACCCGTTTCGCCCAACTGGACCGGCTTCTACGGCGGTGCTGAACTGGGCTACGGCAACATCGACACCAATGCACCCGGCGTCAGCGGCAATGACGGCGTCGTCGGCGGTCTGATCGCCGGTTACGATTACGACTTCAACAACGGCTTCGTGCTGGGTGGCGGTGTCGACTATGACTGGACCGACATGGGTCTGACTGCCGGCGGTGTCACCGCCGACGTCGACAGCATCCTCCGCGTCAAGCTGCGCGGTGGTTACAAGATCGGTAACGGCCTGCTCTATGCAACCGGCGGCTGGGCTCAAGTCGACACTCCCGGTGGCGACGAAGACGGCTATGTGGTCGGCGCGGGCTACGAGCACATGATCACCGACAACATCAGCCTCGGCGGCGAAGTCCTGTATCACGAGTTCGAGAACGTCACCGGCACGACCAACGATGTCGACGCGACGACCGTTCAAATGCGCGCGGCCTTCCGCTTCTGA
- a CDS encoding SlyX family protein has protein sequence MTEIEEKIAHLTRQVDDLSDEVARQQCELDRLRLFVDRLMVRERERAAEGSGGVVLGDERPPHY, from the coding sequence ATGACCGAGATCGAGGAAAAGATCGCGCATCTTACGCGGCAGGTGGACGACCTGTCGGACGAGGTGGCGCGCCAGCAGTGTGAGCTGGACCGGCTGCGCCTTTTCGTCGACCGCCTGATGGTGCGCGAACGCGAGCGCGCGGCAGAGGGGTCGGGAGGCGTGGTGCTGGGTGACGAGCGGCCGCCGCACTACTGA
- a CDS encoding DUF1489 family protein, giving the protein MRYWTFARLRHKCKEGYDLRGWPVPQDFVNLIKLSVGTETVDDLIRWQTSRAAEREDGLPRHVTRMWPRRDAEVLAGGSIYWVIQGFVQCRQRILRLDEVTGQDGIRRCGIVLDPAITRTTAARKRPFQGWRYLDAADAPADLSGVGDGDDSLPPALSAALADIGVI; this is encoded by the coding sequence ATGCGCTATTGGACTTTCGCCCGCCTGCGCCATAAATGCAAAGAGGGATATGATCTCCGGGGGTGGCCGGTGCCGCAAGACTTCGTCAATCTCATCAAGCTCAGCGTCGGCACCGAGACCGTCGACGACCTGATCCGATGGCAGACCTCCCGCGCGGCCGAACGCGAGGACGGCCTGCCGCGCCACGTCACCCGCATGTGGCCCCGGCGCGACGCCGAAGTGCTTGCGGGCGGCTCGATCTACTGGGTCATCCAGGGGTTCGTCCAATGCCGTCAGCGGATTCTGCGTCTTGACGAGGTCACGGGGCAGGACGGTATCCGGCGCTGCGGCATCGTTCTCGATCCGGCAATCACCCGCACCACGGCCGCGCGCAAGCGCCCCTTCCAGGGATGGCGCTATCTCGACGCGGCCGATGCGCCTGCCGACCTGTCGGGAGTTGGCGACGGAGACGACTCGCTGCCGCCCGCGCTCTCCGCCGCGCTGGCCGATATCGGCGTGATCTGA
- the tkt gene encoding transketolase — MDIAALRSANPDHWMRAAAIRALTLDAVNAANSGHSGMPMGMADVATVLYEKHLKFDAGAPQWPDRDRFILSAGHGSMLLYSLLHLTGHEGMEIDKIKAFRQWGAPTAGHPENFLHPAIETTTGPLGQGIANSVGFAIAEEHLRARHGAKLVDHHTYVIAGDGCLMEGVSQEAITLAGRLRLGKLVVFWDNNDITIDGKVSLADDTDQVKRFKSAGWHVQEIDGHDPDAIDAAITAAKKSSKPSMIACKTHIALGHAAQDTSKGHGALTDDDQLVAAKEAYGWNYGPFEVPGEVKSQWEEIGRRGRSEREAWEGRLSEASERRQAEFARIMAGDAPKQLSARIKALKKQVSEEAPKVATRKSSEMVLEVVNPVMPETLGGSADLTGSNNTKTGDLGIFDIGSRKGRYIHYGIREHGMAAAMNGMALHGGIRPYGGTFMCFTDYARPAMRLAALMKVPTVFVMTHDSIGLGEDGPTHQPVEHLAISRATPNTMVFRPCDTVETAEAWEIALTSKETPSVLSLTRQGLKTLRTQHKTKNLTAQGAYVLAEAEGKRQAILLATGSEVEIAMAARDMLQAEGIGTRVVSMPCWELFEQQDESYRKRVLPGGSAVRVGVEAAVRQGWDRWLCGERGREARAGFVGMESFGASAPAETLFEKFGITPEAVAGKVKSLL; from the coding sequence GTGGATATCGCTGCCCTCCGCTCCGCCAACCCCGATCACTGGATGCGCGCCGCCGCCATCCGCGCGCTCACGCTGGATGCGGTGAACGCAGCCAATTCGGGCCATTCCGGAATGCCGATGGGCATGGCCGACGTGGCGACCGTGCTCTACGAGAAGCACCTGAAATTCGACGCCGGCGCGCCCCAGTGGCCCGACCGGGACCGCTTCATCCTTTCCGCCGGGCACGGCTCGATGCTGCTCTACTCGCTGCTGCATCTCACGGGCCACGAAGGAATGGAGATCGACAAGATCAAGGCCTTCCGCCAATGGGGCGCACCCACGGCGGGCCATCCCGAGAACTTCCTTCACCCCGCGATCGAGACCACGACGGGCCCCCTGGGACAGGGCATCGCCAACTCCGTGGGCTTCGCCATCGCCGAGGAACACCTGCGCGCCCGCCACGGGGCCAAGCTCGTGGATCACCATACATACGTGATCGCCGGCGACGGCTGTCTGATGGAGGGCGTGAGCCAGGAGGCCATCACCCTCGCCGGCCGCCTGCGGCTGGGCAAGCTCGTGGTGTTCTGGGACAACAACGACATCACCATCGACGGCAAGGTCTCGCTCGCCGACGACACCGACCAGGTCAAGCGGTTCAAGTCCGCCGGATGGCACGTGCAGGAGATCGACGGCCACGATCCCGATGCGATCGACGCGGCCATCACGGCGGCGAAGAAATCCTCGAAACCCTCGATGATCGCCTGCAAGACGCACATCGCCCTGGGCCACGCGGCGCAGGACACGTCCAAGGGCCACGGCGCGCTGACCGACGACGATCAGCTCGTGGCGGCCAAGGAGGCCTATGGCTGGAACTATGGCCCCTTCGAGGTTCCCGGGGAGGTGAAATCGCAATGGGAAGAGATCGGCCGCCGCGGCCGTTCCGAGCGCGAGGCGTGGGAAGGTCGGCTGTCGGAAGCGTCCGAGCGCCGCCAGGCCGAATTCGCCCGCATCATGGCGGGCGACGCGCCCAAGCAGCTTTCGGCGCGGATCAAGGCTCTCAAGAAACAGGTGAGCGAGGAGGCCCCCAAGGTCGCCACGCGCAAGTCGTCGGAAATGGTCCTCGAGGTGGTGAACCCGGTGATGCCCGAGACGCTGGGCGGCTCGGCCGATCTCACCGGCTCGAACAACACCAAGACCGGCGACCTGGGCATCTTCGACATCGGCAGCCGGAAAGGCCGCTACATCCATTACGGGATCCGCGAGCACGGCATGGCGGCGGCGATGAACGGCATGGCGCTTCATGGCGGCATCCGGCCCTATGGCGGCACCTTCATGTGCTTCACCGACTACGCTCGCCCCGCCATGCGCCTCGCGGCGCTGATGAAGGTGCCCACGGTCTTCGTCATGACCCATGACAGCATCGGCCTCGGCGAGGACGGCCCGACGCACCAGCCGGTCGAACACCTGGCGATCTCGCGCGCGACGCCCAACACCATGGTGTTCCGCCCCTGCGACACGGTTGAAACGGCAGAGGCTTGGGAAATCGCGCTCACGTCCAAGGAGACGCCCTCGGTCCTGTCGCTGACCCGGCAGGGGCTCAAGACGCTTCGGACGCAGCACAAGACCAAGAATCTCACCGCGCAGGGCGCCTATGTGCTGGCCGAGGCCGAGGGCAAGCGGCAGGCCATTCTGCTTGCCACCGGCTCCGAGGTCGAGATCGCCATGGCCGCCCGCGACATGCTTCAGGCCGAGGGGATCGGCACCCGCGTCGTTTCGATGCCCTGCTGGGAACTCTTCGAGCAGCAGGACGAGAGCTATCGCAAGCGCGTGCTGCCGGGTGGCTCTGCGGTGCGCGTGGGCGTCGAGGCCGCGGTGCGCCAGGGGTGGGACCGCTGGCTCTGCGGCGAACGTGGACGCGAGGCGCGCGCCGGCTTCGTGGGTATGGAGAGCTTCGGCGCATCAGCTCCCGCGGAAACGCTCTTCGAAAAGTTCGGCATCACGCCCGAGGCCGTGGCCGGAAAGGTCAAGTCACTGCTGTGA
- a CDS encoding cell division protein ZapA, protein MPEVEIEIGGRKFEVSCQEGEEHYLHTAAKMLDEEATVLAAQIGRIPEARMLLMAGLMLADKTAGMQDKLREAEDKLAERDAELARLRDAPPPEAQRIEVPVLPDGVSDALAEIAARAEALAEEVEAKAGA, encoded by the coding sequence ATGCCCGAAGTCGAGATCGAGATCGGAGGCCGCAAGTTCGAGGTGTCCTGCCAGGAGGGCGAGGAGCATTACCTGCACACCGCCGCGAAGATGCTGGACGAGGAGGCGACGGTTCTTGCCGCGCAGATCGGCCGGATTCCCGAGGCGCGGATGCTTCTGATGGCGGGGCTGATGCTGGCCGACAAGACCGCGGGCATGCAGGACAAGCTGCGCGAGGCCGAGGACAAGCTGGCCGAACGGGATGCCGAGCTGGCGCGGCTGCGCGACGCGCCGCCGCCCGAGGCGCAGCGGATCGAGGTGCCGGTCCTGCCCGACGGCGTGAGCGATGCGCTGGCCGAGATCGCGGCCCGCGCCGAGGCCCTGGCCGAAGAGGTGGAGGCGAAAGCCGGCGCCTGA